One Ranitomeya variabilis isolate aRanVar5 chromosome 5, aRanVar5.hap1, whole genome shotgun sequence DNA window includes the following coding sequences:
- the LOC143773727 gene encoding uncharacterized protein LOC143773727 produces the protein MGSKMAPQYANLFMAKLESDFLSSCPIRPLAYYRYIDDILIIWTESEPQLKSFHEQFNQFHPTINLTLNYSCTEINFLDTIIKLQNNKIETSLYQKPIDRPTYLKWDSFHPKHIKNSIVYSQAIRYNRICSNPMDRDEHLGCLRKTFLNQGYHPRTIENQITRATRISRNHLLHYKTKEENNRVPLVVTYNPNLEALRGAARKLQPLLQKDARLQSIFPDPPLLCFRQPPNLRSIIVRSSLSSPTAAGTFPCNQKKCKTCPFIMTTGKIKIPNSHQDYKIPGTFSCVTSNVVYLIICTKCPTGGLYVGETGQKLRTRTPFSLGSPPISLADPSLYVLLVPPPLTFPLLLGFLKDQS, from the coding sequence atgggaagtaaaatggccccacagtatgcaaatctgttcatggccaaacttgaaagcgactttttgtcctcatgtcccatcaggcctctggcgtactaccgctacattgatgacattttaatcatctggacggagtctgaaccacagctaaagtcgttccatgaacagtttaatcaatttcatcctaccatcaacttgacactcaactactcctgcactgaaattaactttttggacaccatcattaagctgcagaacaataaaatagagacatccctgtatcagaagccaatcgaccgtccaacataccttaaatgggacagtttccatccaaaacacataaaaaactccattgtctacagccaagccatcagatacaatcgtatatgttccaacccaatggatagagatgaacacctgggttgcctcagaaagacctttttgaatcagggctaccatccaagaacaattgaaaatcagattacaagagccaccagaatatcaaggaatcacctgctacattacaaaactaaagaagaaaataaccgggtgcctctagtggtcacctacaatccaaatctggaggcgctaaggggagctgcacggaaattacaacctttactgcaaaaagatgcccgcttacaatccatttttccagaccccccactactgtgttttaggcagcccccaaatctaagaagcatcattgtcagaagctccctgtcctctccaacagctgcaggtacctttccctgcaatcagaaaaaatgtaaaacctgtccatttataatgaccacgggcaagataaagatccccaattcacatcaggactacaagataccaggtactttcagctgcgtcacttctaatgtggtgtacctaattatttgtactaaatgtccaactgggggcctgtatgtgggggagacagggcagaaactgagaacaaggacaccgttctctcttggttctcctcctatctctctggccgatccttcactgtatgttttgctggttcctcctcctctcaccttccccttactgttggggttcctcaaggatcagtcctag